The following proteins are encoded in a genomic region of Stegostoma tigrinum isolate sSteTig4 unplaced genomic scaffold, sSteTig4.hap1 scaffold_54, whole genome shotgun sequence:
- the LOC132208825 gene encoding ral guanine nucleotide dissociation stimulator-like 1, translating into MKIAIPEILEIWLEESAEDFRQVPTYSCLRKVLSYLNQTVPGSDAEHRAQKLLSWFLAEETAEKEMFKGYRRRVRFYVGEEHDQTIEQVDEKLLSYPSRFIAEQLTFMDADLFRKLVPSQCLGSIWSQRGKEEKQHLVSTVQATMTQFNNVTKCVTSTILRRQQLKPWQTAKIIEKWIDVAQECRILQNFSSVHAITTALQSNSVFNLKKTWAAVSKSSKTTFEDLSNNEEDNFVASRELLMEDIVQGIVPYLGTFLTEFSALDSAFPNYHSNGLINFDKRQKLL; encoded by the exons tgctattcctgaaattctcgaaatctggctggaggagtctgccgaagactttcgtcaagttccaacttactcttgtctccggaaggtactttcctacttgaaccagacagtgccagggtcagatgctgaacatcgggcccagaaactcctgagttggtttttggcggaggaaacagcggagaaagagatgtttA aaggctaccgtAGAAGAGTCAGATTCTATGTGggagaagaacacgaccaaaccatcgaacaagttgacgaaaagctcctgtcctacccatcacgcttcattgcagagcagctgacttttatggatgct gatctttttcggaaacttgtgcccagccaatgtttagggtccatctggtctcaacgagggaaggaagaaaaacagcatctggtatcaaccgtccaggccaccatgacacagttcaataatgttacaaaatgtgtcaccagcaccatattaagacGCCAACAGTTGAAACCATGGCAGAcggctaaaatcattgagaaatggattgatgttgcccag gaatgtaggattttgcagaatttctcgtcagtgcatgctattaccactgcattgcaatcaaatagtgtgttcaatttgaagaagacttgggcagccgtgtcaaa gagcagtaagacaacatttgaagacctttcaaacaatgaagaagataactttgTAGCGAgtagagagctgctaatggag gatatcgttcagggaattgtgccgtacctgggaactttcttaacagaattttcagcactggattcggctttcccgaattaccattca aatggcttgatcaactttgacaagagacaaaaa ctcctctga